From one Anaerolineae bacterium genomic stretch:
- a CDS encoding C39 family peptidase: protein MWSESRPRRPYEKKTVTKGGALIFGMGLGALLATVAIMVGLILPNLSSHLDNLSYRARTYYRKLVPHPEYLPTPAPTAAAAVVPAQDGQIEMKIPPIIQQPAAGDIIPAAINVTGDGLVLAESPEETAPLENVAPLPSSGDSVQLRGVAHQWQTWNNCGPATLTMYMSYYGRPETQAEAAPALKPNRDDKNVSAHELAAYARTTGLEAIVRQGGTLEQLKRFLSNDIPVMAETWLVHEGDGLGHYRLITGYDDATGQFNTFDSLNGPDYKVSYEQFAADWRVFNNLYIVVYAPAQADTVKSIIGADLDNTRMYERILAQAQAEVAANPNDAIAYFNQGEALTRLGRPQEAVVAFDRARQLGLHWRRLWYQFAPFEAYYAVGRYQDVLDLTAATLEGTGGLEEAYYYHGLALHATGQPGAEADFQAALEYNPLFTPAAEALNLLLTNR from the coding sequence ATGTGGAGTGAATCGCGTCCCAGACGTCCCTATGAAAAAAAGACGGTCACCAAAGGCGGGGCCTTGATTTTTGGCATGGGCCTGGGAGCCTTACTGGCGACGGTGGCCATTATGGTGGGCCTTATTCTCCCCAACCTCAGTAGCCATCTGGATAACCTTTCTTATCGGGCCCGCACCTACTATCGCAAGCTGGTGCCCCATCCAGAGTACCTGCCCACGCCGGCCCCAACGGCAGCGGCAGCGGTTGTCCCGGCCCAGGACGGCCAAATAGAGATGAAGATACCGCCTATTATCCAACAGCCTGCCGCCGGCGACATTATTCCAGCGGCTATCAATGTAACCGGCGATGGCCTTGTGCTTGCAGAGTCGCCGGAGGAGACCGCGCCCTTAGAGAATGTCGCGCCATTGCCCTCGTCCGGTGACAGCGTGCAATTGCGCGGTGTTGCCCATCAATGGCAAACCTGGAACAACTGCGGCCCGGCCACCCTGACCATGTATATGAGTTATTATGGCCGGCCTGAAACCCAGGCAGAGGCGGCTCCGGCCCTCAAACCCAATCGAGACGACAAAAACGTGAGCGCCCATGAGTTGGCTGCTTATGCTCGCACCACCGGCTTGGAAGCGATTGTGCGCCAGGGGGGCACCCTTGAGCAGCTCAAAAGGTTTCTCAGTAATGACATTCCGGTGATGGCCGAAACGTGGCTCGTCCATGAGGGCGACGGTTTGGGCCATTATCGTCTGATTACGGGCTATGACGATGCGACCGGCCAGTTTAATACGTTTGACTCGCTCAATGGCCCTGATTATAAGGTTAGTTATGAACAGTTTGCGGCCGATTGGCGGGTTTTCAATAATTTGTATATTGTGGTCTATGCGCCGGCGCAGGCAGATACGGTCAAATCCATCATTGGCGCTGATTTAGACAATACCCGTATGTACGAGCGAATCCTGGCCCAGGCCCAGGCAGAGGTTGCGGCCAATCCCAACGACGCCATTGCCTATTTCAATCAGGGTGAAGCTTTAACGCGCCTGGGCCGGCCGCAAGAAGCGGTGGTTGCGTTTGACCGGGCCAGACAACTGGGCCTGCACTGGCGGCGGCTGTGGTATCAATTTGCGCCCTTTGAGGCTTATTATGCCGTCGGGCGTTATCAGGATGTGCTGGACCTGACCGCGGCCACGCTGGAGGGCACGGGAGGGTTGGAAGAAGCCTACTATTATCACGGCCTGGCTTTACACGCTACCGGCCAACCCGGCGCCGAAGCGGATTTTCAGGCGGCGCTGGAATATAATCCCCTCTTTACTCCGGCTGCCGAGGCGTTGAATTTATTGTTGACGAACAGGTGA
- a CDS encoding undecaprenyl/decaprenyl-phosphate alpha-N-acetylglucosaminyl 1-phosphate transferase — translation MMYITVFLAAFVLALMITPIGGKVGQTLGLTDRPGGRRTHRGEISRLGGMALFAGFMGAGLLVFGLSAFEVWPPIGPEDRKLLAGVLLGSSVIFMFGWWDDWRELSVWPQFAAQLGVALIAIGFDIIIERATLPIFGFKIFPPWLTYPLTIFWIMGMINTVNWLDGLDGLAAGVTAIASLLFAVHAYSLGQTMVALFPLALAAACLGFLPFNFYPARVFMGSGSMFLGFALASLSILAPAKVATALLVLGIPIIDVAWVMIRRWQQRGNPAAAGRDHLHYRLLDLGLSQRQIVSLYYLFCATFGLLALLIEVRLFKLIALGVMGSLTLILLWWLARQDGQVTK, via the coding sequence ATGATGTATATCACCGTTTTTCTTGCAGCGTTTGTTTTAGCCTTAATGATTACCCCTATCGGCGGCAAAGTGGGGCAAACTTTGGGTTTAACAGACCGCCCCGGCGGGCGGCGCACCCACCGGGGCGAGATTTCTCGCCTGGGGGGGATGGCCCTGTTCGCCGGATTTATGGGGGCGGGCTTGCTGGTTTTTGGGTTGAGCGCGTTTGAAGTTTGGCCGCCCATTGGCCCTGAAGACCGGAAATTACTGGCCGGGGTGTTGCTTGGCAGCAGTGTGATTTTCATGTTTGGCTGGTGGGACGATTGGCGAGAATTGTCGGTCTGGCCTCAATTTGCCGCCCAATTGGGGGTCGCCCTGATCGCGATTGGGTTTGATATTATTATTGAACGGGCCACGCTGCCGATTTTTGGTTTTAAGATTTTTCCGCCGTGGCTAACTTATCCCCTAACTATCTTCTGGATTATGGGCATGATTAACACGGTCAACTGGCTGGATGGTCTGGACGGACTGGCCGCCGGCGTAACAGCCATTGCCAGCCTGCTTTTTGCCGTTCACGCCTACAGCCTGGGGCAAACCATGGTCGCCCTTTTTCCCCTGGCCCTAGCCGCCGCCTGTCTTGGTTTTTTGCCTTTCAACTTTTATCCGGCCCGGGTTTTTATGGGCAGCGGCAGCATGTTTCTGGGTTTTGCCCTGGCTTCCCTATCCATTTTGGCTCCGGCCAAAGTGGCCACGGCGCTATTGGTGCTGGGCATTCCCATTATTGACGTGGCCTGGGTAATGATCAGACGCTGGCAACAACGGGGGAACCCTGCCGCAGCCGGGCGCGACCATCTGCATTACCGCCTGCTTGATCTGGGCTTAAGCCAACGACAAATCGTGTCTCTCTACTATCTCTTTTGCGCCACGTTTGGCTTGCTGGCACTACTCATCGAAGTCCGCCTGTTCAAGCTGATTGCCCTGGGCGTGATGGGCAGCCTGACGTTAATCCTGCTGTGGTGGTTGGCGAGACAAGATGGCCAAGTAACAAAGTAG
- the amrA gene encoding AmmeMemoRadiSam system protein A, translated as MHSFVALAYQAIETFLKTGQTISPPDPLPEEMAVPGAVFVSLHTADGMLRGCRGTITPTEPNLAEAIIHTAIASATDDPRFPPMTAAEIEGLDVKVDVLSELEPVSDTSELDEKVYGVLVQSGYRRALLLPDIAAVDSVPRQLELVRRKAGIGPDEPVELYRFTVSRYTRDD; from the coding sequence GTGCATTCTTTTGTTGCTTTGGCGTATCAAGCCATAGAGACATTTTTGAAAACAGGTCAAACCATATCCCCCCCCGATCCATTGCCTGAAGAAATGGCTGTCCCTGGGGCGGTATTTGTATCGCTGCACACGGCGGACGGCATGCTGCGGGGGTGTCGCGGCACCATCACTCCCACCGAGCCAAATCTGGCCGAGGCCATCATCCATACGGCCATTGCTTCAGCTACGGATGACCCCCGTTTTCCCCCGATGACGGCGGCTGAAATAGAAGGTCTGGATGTGAAAGTGGATGTTCTCAGCGAATTGGAGCCTGTTTCAGACACGAGCGAGTTGGATGAGAAAGTTTACGGGGTGCTGGTCCAGTCAGGCTATCGCCGGGCCTTGCTCTTGCCTGATATTGCTGCGGTTGACAGCGTGCCGCGCCAACTGGAGTTGGTCCGGCGCAAAGCCGGGATTGGGCCTGATGAACCGGTTGAACTTTATCGCTTTACCGTAAGTCGTTATACCAGGGATGACTGA
- a CDS encoding histidine phosphatase family protein: MKTVLLLRHAKSDWGDPGLADFDRPLAKRGLKDAPRMGEVLALFDAVPDVILSSPALRAKQTTELVAETCHYPKERIQWEESFYGSGNAAMIAALQNLPDKVVRVLLVGHNPATEETAAALLSARVEQAWSDDGAIRIPTAGLLCFGVNIASWSELQAGDATLYWFLIPKLVKAMR; encoded by the coding sequence ATGAAGACGGTTCTGCTGTTACGACACGCCAAATCAGATTGGGGCGATCCCGGCCTGGCGGATTTTGATCGCCCCCTGGCCAAGCGCGGCCTAAAAGACGCGCCCCGAATGGGGGAAGTGCTGGCGCTCTTTGACGCGGTTCCAGACGTAATCCTATCCTCTCCCGCTTTACGAGCTAAACAAACCACCGAGTTGGTGGCCGAAACGTGCCACTACCCCAAGGAGAGGATTCAGTGGGAGGAGTCTTTTTATGGCAGCGGCAACGCGGCAATGATTGCGGCTTTACAGAATTTGCCTGATAAGGTGGTTCGGGTTCTGCTTGTTGGTCACAACCCTGCCACCGAAGAAACCGCTGCGGCCCTACTTTCGGCCAGAGTTGAGCAGGCGTGGAGCGATGATGGGGCTATCCGTATTCCTACGGCCGGTTTGCTTTGTTTTGGGGTAAATATTGCCAGCTGGAGTGAGTTGCAAGCCGGTGATGCTACCCTGTATTGGTTTTTGATTCCCAAACTGGTCAAAGCAATGCGGTAA
- a CDS encoding DUF3179 domain-containing protein translates to MMKHLLWLGLVSLTVLAAQCNASPPAAETASRQTSPTLADEEKVSPQVAAAGEQITPEKSNTTAAPAAETNEAEMNPSSDAGQQPPTAESGDHSAACDDPFAGASVRFSPELWAADDLADLVPADIIDPDSDLATNFCLHNVDYADIVSGGPPPDGIPPLDNPQFDSIAEGDEWLADVQPVIALAVGDEAKAYPLAILTRHEIANDEIASLPVAVTFCPLCNAGIVFKREVDGEVLRFGVSGNLRHSNLIMWDNKTLSWWQQFTGQAIVGDMTGVQLEMLPAQLVSWQDFKEAYPTGQVLSASGRAYGRNPYVGYDSSAQPFLFQGTPDPRLPATARVLGYFSGDMAVAYPMSVIAEEGVIEDTLNGQRAVIFYKPGQVSALDQGIIEESREVGSAGMFNPEVDGQKLTFTADKGVITDNETGSEWNVFGRAISGELAGSQLEPVLGHPYFWFAWAAFRPDTTVYGQ, encoded by the coding sequence ATGATGAAGCATTTATTATGGCTTGGGCTGGTGAGTTTGACTGTGCTGGCTGCGCAGTGTAATGCTTCACCGCCCGCGGCGGAAACAGCCAGCCGCCAAACATCGCCAACGTTGGCAGACGAAGAGAAGGTATCACCCCAAGTTGCAGCGGCCGGGGAGCAGATTACGCCTGAAAAAAGTAATACCACGGCAGCGCCGGCGGCAGAGACGAATGAAGCCGAGATGAACCCGTCGAGCGATGCGGGTCAACAACCACCAACAGCCGAATCCGGCGATCACTCCGCCGCGTGTGACGATCCCTTTGCCGGCGCGTCTGTTCGTTTTTCGCCTGAATTGTGGGCCGCCGACGACCTGGCCGATTTGGTGCCGGCAGATATTATAGACCCAGATAGTGACCTGGCTACCAATTTTTGCCTGCATAATGTTGACTATGCCGACATTGTCTCCGGCGGCCCCCCACCCGACGGCATCCCTCCGCTTGACAACCCGCAATTTGACTCGATTGCCGAGGGTGACGAATGGCTGGCCGATGTCCAACCGGTCATCGCCCTGGCGGTGGGCGACGAGGCCAAGGCTTATCCATTGGCCATTCTGACCCGCCATGAGATTGCCAATGACGAGATTGCCAGTTTGCCCGTAGCCGTAACTTTCTGCCCGTTGTGTAATGCCGGCATTGTTTTTAAACGTGAGGTTGACGGCGAGGTGTTACGTTTTGGCGTTTCCGGCAACCTGCGCCATAGCAACCTGATTATGTGGGACAACAAAACTCTCTCCTGGTGGCAGCAATTCACAGGCCAGGCTATTGTGGGCGATATGACGGGCGTGCAATTGGAAATGCTGCCGGCCCAACTGGTCTCCTGGCAAGATTTTAAAGAGGCTTATCCCACCGGTCAAGTATTATCCGCCAGCGGGCGTGCTTATGGCCGTAATCCCTATGTTGGTTACGACTCTTCAGCGCAACCGTTTCTCTTCCAGGGCACGCCTGACCCTCGCCTACCGGCGACAGCGCGCGTGTTGGGCTACTTCTCCGGCGATATGGCCGTGGCCTATCCCATGTCCGTGATTGCTGAAGAAGGGGTCATCGAGGATACGTTAAACGGTCAACGGGCGGTGATTTTTTACAAACCCGGCCAGGTGTCGGCCCTGGATCAAGGCATTATCGAAGAGTCCAGGGAGGTTGGCTCTGCCGGGATGTTTAATCCGGAAGTTGACGGGCAGAAATTGACCTTTACCGCCGATAAGGGCGTTATCACCGACAATGAAACCGGCAGTGAATGGAACGTGTTTGGTCGGGCCATCAGCGGTGAATTGGCCGGATCGCAGCTTGAACCTGTTTTGGGTCATCCTTATTTTTGGTTTGCCTGGGCCGCCTTCAGACCGGATACAACGGTTTACGGCCAGTAG
- a CDS encoding polyprenol monophosphomannose synthase, which translates to MTTIIVIPTYNEAENIAAITAELFTLEVDEDLQILIVDDDSPDGTGQITDELAQNCYPGRLHVLHRRGKLGLGTAYVTGFKWALEHNADYIIQMDADFSHSPTYIPQMLEKMAGHEVVVGSRYVSGGELDERWGWGRWLLSWFANSVWTRGILGVQTKDATAGFKCWQASALRQIGLDRITSNGYVFQIEMAFVSEKLNFRILEIPIYFEDRRIGQSKMSWPVKIEAALRVFEIRWRHRNVEPMPLSPSAQI; encoded by the coding sequence ATGACCACAATTATTGTAATTCCAACTTATAATGAGGCTGAAAACATAGCCGCCATCACGGCCGAACTTTTTACCCTGGAAGTTGACGAAGATTTACAGATTCTAATTGTTGACGACGATTCGCCGGATGGCACCGGCCAGATAACCGACGAGTTGGCCCAGAACTGCTATCCGGGACGCCTGCACGTGCTTCATCGCCGGGGTAAATTGGGTTTGGGCACGGCTTATGTGACCGGTTTCAAGTGGGCGCTGGAACATAACGCCGACTATATTATTCAGATGGACGCGGACTTTTCCCATTCGCCCACCTACATTCCCCAAATGCTGGAAAAAATGGCCGGCCATGAGGTGGTGGTAGGGTCTCGTTATGTAAGCGGCGGCGAGTTAGACGAGCGCTGGGGGTGGGGACGCTGGCTGTTGAGCTGGTTTGCCAACTCGGTGTGGACCCGGGGGATTTTGGGCGTACAGACCAAAGATGCGACGGCGGGGTTTAAATGCTGGCAAGCCAGCGCCTTACGGCAGATTGGGCTGGACCGAATTACTTCAAATGGTTATGTGTTTCAAATAGAAATGGCGTTTGTGTCGGAAAAGCTCAACTTCCGTATTCTGGAAATCCCGATCTATTTTGAAGATCGCCGCATTGGCCAGAGCAAAATGTCGTGGCCGGTAAAAATAGAGGCAGCCCTGCGGGTGTTTGAAATTCGCTGGCGACACCGCAACGTAGAGCCTATGCCTCTGTCCCCCTCAGCCCAGATATAG
- a CDS encoding oligosaccharide flippase family protein: MSKAINRHDFLAALILLILPLTLFWSVTIGPNTLLPVDNLFAYEPWASSKEALNVGRPQNQLLSDLILENYVWKKFIRETIAARQIPLWNPYILSGQPFLANGQHSALYPFSLLFYTLPLSKAYGWFTVSQLWLAGLFMYIFVRALQAGRLGALLAGLTYSLSGFFVVSVVFTMIIASAVWLPLILSFIEVIIRKQENKGRVGYSPIPYVVAGALAVGLQTLAGHVEITYYTLLVSGFYAFCRLLILGQQQNTPRFALRLAGWLLVIGGLGLGLGAVQLGPMYEIVTQNFRDNSVTLADVRGWALPYRRIASFIIPNFFGSPAHHGYFDAISWGWQALGLNANGEINPLCPHCTSWDTKTSVEAGAYVGILPLALAILAIAQAIHETFKRTNAQTFKRYVFIFALLAALSLLFAFGTPLYALLFYGLPGWNQLHSPFRWIFPYTFSLAVLAGLGATYLNRLVSARRTPPRNSRFDAKPPSNFQRREDQLPPPPYILAPLSFPGTLSHRLGWLLFWGGLIGVVTMLVALFIPAPFIQITTFVFDHSGLAQNAFANGRQFFGYQWPNFFKFFLMTMAGGAVLRIVCCPIFLPSLKKGGRGRINAWKPLAIILISLDLLLAGAGFNPSVDPALLNFKPEVVKWLEARQAEDPLFRLTSFDTPAGRGNKVFPANAGMYSNLFDVRGYDSIIPAQYARFMQLIQKNGDLLFNRVGPLYTVDYTALDSALLDLLGVRYLLTTVNINHPIYQLVYDHEIKVYENLDALPRAFLAQNAVTSADFPKPPNLAEMDQEEYALRSLNPHQQLILDGENNGLGRDLTPADAGPLSRARPGVEIIEYTPNQVTLTARLDQPGWLVLADTYFPGWRAYAKTPVETEEIELTLHRANGNFRTIYLQPGQWQVRFRYSPRSFQLGLYGSFLAFVTLVFLLGYWAWGKLYREHETDSPIKRVAKNSLVPMVLALSNRLIDFAFAMLMLRILQPEGAGRYAFAVAFIGLTEIVTRYGLGTLVTREVAADHNRRNRYLANVSILRLVLWLAALPAMAAILGLYMLFGDITPEVIITIAILAIGTLLSNLSDGLTAIFYAHEKAEYPAGIASMTALARVSVGALVLLLGWGIIGLAGASLAANLVAFASLGYILVVKIFRPFLAPDRGLQKEMMAESLPLMINHLLSTIFFRIDVFILQPTWGDQAVRYYNAAYKYIDGINVIPQYFTLALFPLMSRFAANSRESLVRAYILSLRFLLILALPIAAGTPFIARELILFLAGEQFLPDSMIVLQLLIWFLPFSFINQVTQYVLIAINQQRHLTGAFVIGVLFNVVANLIFIPLYGYRAAAVTTIFSEWALLIPFYLLVRKNLCTVPWFDIVWRPTVAAAVMGSVLWFIGDVNFFLTIGIAGVIYLITLALVGGLTQQDMRLVWRAIPLRPWQKNTDPHPATRF, translated from the coding sequence TTGTCCAAAGCCATTAACCGGCACGACTTCCTGGCCGCGCTGATTCTACTCATCCTGCCCTTAACGCTTTTTTGGTCCGTCACCATTGGGCCAAATACGCTCCTCCCGGTTGATAATCTTTTTGCTTATGAACCCTGGGCCTCCTCTAAAGAAGCCCTCAATGTGGGTCGGCCGCAAAACCAGCTTCTCTCGGACCTGATTTTGGAGAACTACGTTTGGAAAAAGTTTATCCGGGAGACTATAGCGGCCCGTCAAATTCCCCTGTGGAATCCCTACATTCTGTCGGGCCAGCCGTTTCTGGCCAATGGACAGCACTCGGCCCTTTATCCCTTTAGCCTGCTGTTTTACACTTTGCCCTTAAGCAAAGCCTACGGCTGGTTTACCGTTAGCCAATTATGGCTGGCGGGTCTGTTTATGTACATCTTTGTCCGCGCGCTGCAGGCCGGGCGATTGGGGGCTTTGTTGGCGGGCCTCACCTATTCCCTCAGCGGCTTTTTTGTGGTGAGCGTGGTTTTTACCATGATTATCGCCAGCGCGGTCTGGCTGCCCCTCATTTTGTCCTTTATTGAGGTGATTATCCGCAAGCAAGAGAACAAGGGGCGGGTGGGTTACTCTCCAATCCCTTACGTGGTGGCCGGGGCGCTGGCCGTGGGGCTGCAGACGCTGGCCGGACACGTTGAGATCACTTACTACACGCTCCTGGTCAGTGGCTTTTATGCTTTTTGCCGCCTGCTCATTTTGGGACAGCAGCAGAATACGCCACGGTTTGCCTTACGCCTGGCCGGCTGGTTACTGGTAATAGGAGGATTAGGCCTGGGGCTGGGCGCGGTGCAACTGGGGCCTATGTACGAGATTGTCACCCAAAATTTCCGCGATAACTCCGTTACTCTGGCCGACGTGCGCGGTTGGGCTTTGCCCTATCGGCGCATTGCCAGTTTCATTATCCCCAACTTCTTCGGCAGCCCCGCCCATCACGGTTATTTTGACGCAATTAGCTGGGGCTGGCAAGCCCTTGGCCTCAACGCCAATGGAGAAATCAATCCTCTCTGCCCCCACTGTACCAGTTGGGATACTAAAACCTCGGTTGAGGCGGGGGCTTATGTGGGTATTTTGCCGTTAGCTCTGGCTATCTTAGCCATTGCTCAAGCTATTCATGAAACATTCAAACGCACAAACGCACAAACATTTAAACGCTATGTATTCATTTTTGCTCTGTTGGCCGCGCTCTCGCTCCTGTTCGCCTTTGGCACGCCGCTGTACGCCCTCCTCTTTTACGGCCTGCCCGGCTGGAACCAACTCCACTCGCCCTTTCGCTGGATTTTTCCCTACACCTTCAGCCTGGCCGTGCTGGCGGGATTGGGCGCAACCTATTTAAACCGGCTGGTCAGCGCCAGGCGGACTCCTCCCCGTAATTCCCGGTTTGACGCAAAGCCTCCCTCTAACTTCCAAAGGAGGGAGGATCAACTACCCCCACCACCCTACATCCTTGCCCCATTGTCCTTCCCGGGAACCCTCTCTCACCGTCTTGGCTGGTTACTTTTCTGGGGTGGGTTGATCGGGGTCGTGACCATGCTCGTCGCCCTTTTCATTCCTGCGCCTTTCATCCAGATTACCACTTTTGTTTTTGACCACTCTGGCCTGGCCCAAAACGCTTTTGCCAACGGCCGCCAATTTTTTGGCTACCAGTGGCCCAACTTCTTTAAGTTCTTTCTGATGACTATGGCCGGCGGAGCCGTCCTGCGCATCGTCTGCTGCCCCATCTTTCTTCCCTCTCTGAAAAAAGGAGGGCGGGGCAGGATCAATGCCTGGAAGCCTCTCGCCATCATCCTCATCAGCCTTGATTTACTGCTGGCCGGAGCCGGCTTCAATCCCTCGGTTGACCCCGCCCTGCTCAACTTTAAGCCGGAGGTAGTTAAATGGCTGGAAGCGCGGCAGGCGGAAGACCCTCTTTTCCGGCTCACCAGTTTCGACACCCCCGCTGGGCGCGGCAACAAGGTCTTTCCGGCCAATGCGGGGATGTACAGCAACCTGTTTGACGTGCGCGGCTACGACAGCATCATCCCGGCCCAATACGCCCGCTTTATGCAGCTCATCCAAAAAAACGGCGACCTCCTCTTCAATCGGGTGGGGCCGCTCTATACCGTTGACTATACCGCTCTGGATTCCGCCCTGCTGGACTTACTGGGCGTGCGTTACTTGCTGACCACCGTCAACATCAACCACCCCATCTATCAACTGGTTTACGATCACGAAATTAAAGTTTATGAAAATCTTGACGCCCTGCCCCGCGCCTTTTTGGCCCAAAACGCCGTCACTTCCGCCGATTTCCCCAAACCGCCTAATCTGGCTGAAATGGACCAGGAGGAATACGCCCTGCGCAGCCTCAATCCCCACCAACAACTCATCCTTGATGGCGAAAACAACGGCCTGGGCCGCGATCTGACCCCCGCCGACGCCGGGCCGCTCTCCCGGGCCAGACCCGGGGTGGAGATTATTGAATACACCCCCAACCAGGTCACATTGACCGCCCGCCTGGACCAACCGGGCTGGCTGGTTTTGGCCGATACCTATTTCCCCGGCTGGCGAGCCTATGCCAAAACCCCGGTGGAAACAGAAGAGATTGAACTGACCCTGCACCGGGCCAACGGCAATTTCCGCACGATTTATCTCCAGCCCGGCCAGTGGCAGGTCCGCTTCCGCTACAGCCCGCGCAGTTTCCAATTGGGTCTGTATGGCTCGTTCCTGGCCTTTGTTACGTTGGTTTTTCTGCTGGGTTATTGGGCCTGGGGAAAATTGTACCGGGAGCATGAAACCGACTCTCCCATCAAGCGGGTGGCCAAAAACAGCCTGGTGCCAATGGTGCTGGCCCTCTCCAACCGGCTGATTGACTTTGCCTTTGCTATGCTTATGCTACGCATTTTGCAGCCGGAAGGAGCCGGGCGCTATGCCTTTGCCGTGGCCTTCATCGGCCTCACCGAGATAGTGACCCGCTACGGCCTGGGTACGCTGGTTACCCGCGAAGTGGCCGCCGACCACAACCGCCGTAATCGCTATCTGGCCAACGTGTCCATCTTACGGCTGGTATTGTGGCTGGCCGCGCTGCCGGCCATGGCCGCCATCCTGGGCCTGTACATGCTTTTTGGCGACATCACGCCCGAAGTGATCATCACTATTGCCATCCTGGCTATTGGCACGCTGCTCAGCAACCTCTCCGACGGCCTGACGGCCATTTTTTACGCCCACGAAAAAGCCGAATATCCGGCGGGCATCGCCTCAATGACGGCGTTGGCGCGGGTGAGTGTGGGGGCGCTGGTGCTGCTGTTGGGCTGGGGCATTATCGGCCTGGCCGGGGCGTCGTTGGCGGCCAACCTGGTGGCGTTTGCCAGCCTGGGGTACATTCTGGTGGTAAAAATTTTCCGCCCCTTCCTGGCCCCTGACCGCGGCCTGCAAAAAGAGATGATGGCCGAAAGCCTGCCCCTGATGATCAATCATCTGCTCTCAACCATCTTCTTCCGCATTGACGTGTTCATTCTCCAACCCACCTGGGGCGACCAAGCCGTGCGCTATTACAACGCCGCCTACAAATACATTGACGGCATCAACGTAATCCCCCAATATTTCACCCTGGCCCTCTTTCCCTTGATGAGCCGCTTTGCCGCCAACTCGCGCGAATCGTTGGTGCGGGCTTACATTTTGAGCCTACGTTTTCTGCTTATCCTGGCCCTGCCCATTGCCGCCGGCACGCCCTTTATTGCCCGCGAACTCATTCTTTTTTTGGCCGGGGAACAATTTTTGCCCGACTCAATGATTGTGCTGCAACTATTGATCTGGTTTTTGCCTTTCAGCTTCATCAATCAGGTCACACAATATGTGCTCATAGCCATCAACCAACAGCGCCACCTGACCGGCGCGTTTGTCATTGGCGTTTTGTTTAACGTGGTGGCCAATCTCATATTTATTCCCCTGTACGGCTACCGGGCTGCGGCCGTCACCACTATTTTCTCTGAGTGGGCTTTGTTGATCCCCTTCTACCTGCTGGTGCGCAAAAATCTCTGCACCGTGCCTTGGTTTGATATTGTGTGGCGGCCAACGGTTGCTGCCGCAGTGATGGGCAGTGTGCTGTGGTTCATCGGCGATGTTAACTTCTTCCTGACCATCGGTATTGCCGGGGTGATCTACCTGATTACCCTGGCCCTGGTTGGCGGATTGACCCAGCAAGATATGCGCCTGGTCTGGCGGGCGATTCCCTTACGACCATGGCAAAAAAACACTGACCCCCACCCGGCCACAAGATTCTGA
- a CDS encoding NAD-dependent epimerase/dehydratase family protein has product MILVTGATGFLGKNLCEYLAGQGYRVKALARSTSDTSFLGKLNKVEIVQGDVVEPDSLRIAMRDCEYVIHAAAHFRLWGPPEPFIKTNVDGTHHVLEAALAAGIKKFVHISTIIVVGPQKPGVVITEETPCRPYRTDNYAQTKFLGERLAQGYVSKGLPVVILRLGALYGPHGHYAFNRLFFEEFLRHWRVQVHQGRHIIFPCYVGDAAKAIAAALKLGKVGQIYNVSNKSISHKEANQTVSRLANRSSWRINFPGWMMIQFAEILEDIAFFTQREPFYPKNLEPYVFSDWLVDSSKAERELGFVSGTFAEGAQRTLEWYRSLGYV; this is encoded by the coding sequence TTGATTCTTGTTACTGGCGCTACCGGCTTTTTGGGAAAGAATCTCTGCGAATATTTAGCGGGCCAGGGCTATAGGGTAAAAGCTCTGGCTCGTTCAACGAGTGACACTTCCTTTTTAGGCAAATTGAATAAAGTGGAGATTGTGCAGGGCGATGTGGTGGAGCCTGACTCCTTGCGCATCGCTATGCGGGATTGCGAGTACGTTATCCATGCAGCGGCCCATTTCCGTTTGTGGGGGCCGCCGGAGCCTTTTATCAAAACCAACGTTGACGGCACGCACCATGTTTTGGAAGCAGCTCTGGCCGCCGGAATTAAAAAGTTTGTCCACATCAGCACCATTATTGTGGTTGGCCCGCAAAAGCCAGGAGTGGTTATCACCGAGGAAACGCCTTGCCGTCCCTATCGAACGGATAACTATGCTCAAACCAAATTTTTGGGTGAGCGATTGGCCCAGGGCTACGTGAGCAAAGGTTTGCCGGTGGTTATTTTGCGCCTGGGCGCGTTGTATGGCCCGCATGGGCATTACGCTTTCAACCGTCTTTTCTTTGAGGAATTTTTGCGCCACTGGCGGGTGCAGGTTCACCAGGGGCGGCACATTATCTTTCCTTGCTACGTTGGCGATGCGGCCAAAGCCATTGCAGCGGCGCTGAAGTTAGGTAAAGTGGGCCAGATTTATAATGTCTCCAATAAAAGCATTTCGCACAAAGAAGCAAACCAAACTGTGAGTCGCCTGGCCAACCGCAGCAGTTGGCGGATTAACTTCCCCGGCTGGATGATGATTCAATTTGCCGAAATCTTGGAAGATATTGCCTTTTTTACCCAGCGCGAGCCGTTTTACCCCAAAAACTTGGAACCTTATGTTTTTTCCGATTGGCTGGTGGATTCCAGTAAGGCTGAACGCGAATTGGGCTTTGTTTCCGGTACCTTTGCCGAGGGCGCGCAACGGACTTTGGAGTGGTATCGTTCGTTGGGGTATGTATAG